A single region of the Thermodesulfatator indicus DSM 15286 genome encodes:
- the flgA gene encoding flagellar basal body P-ring formation chaperone FlgA, which produces MRKVLPVIILTFFFMTPNLWAKTYDQAFFHKLFLKEVSERLTWVKGEIKLERLIVEPERVELPDGTSSVVRLKGRPKLGLNTMLVDFYRKERVIARVRVMGFVEAYVPVLVAKRPLGRHEVIDAVDVALEKRPVSRLPQDALTSLADALGKRLKVSVRPGQVIRAYALEVPPVVKRGKIVRIVAKGPNFTVTALGEARQDGCPGEIIRVRNLSSKREIFAQVVDAGTVEVKF; this is translated from the coding sequence ATGAGAAAAGTTTTACCTGTCATAATTTTGACGTTTTTTTTCATGACCCCTAACCTCTGGGCCAAAACTTATGACCAGGCCTTTTTCCATAAGCTTTTTTTGAAAGAAGTCTCCGAAAGGCTTACCTGGGTTAAAGGCGAAATCAAGCTTGAAAGGCTCATCGTTGAGCCAGAGCGCGTTGAGCTTCCAGATGGAACCTCTTCTGTTGTTCGTCTAAAAGGCCGTCCGAAGCTCGGGTTAAACACCATGCTTGTTGATTTTTACCGAAAAGAAAGGGTTATTGCTCGGGTGCGGGTGATGGGCTTTGTGGAGGCCTATGTGCCGGTGCTCGTGGCTAAAAGGCCTCTTGGTCGGCACGAGGTCATTGACGCTGTTGACGTGGCCCTTGAGAAGCGGCCGGTGAGCCGTCTGCCTCAAGATGCACTTACTTCCCTGGCTGATGCCCTTGGTAAAAGGCTAAAAGTGAGTGTGCGGCCGGGGCAGGTTATCAGGGCTTACGCCCTTGAGGTTCCCCCGGTGGTTAAGCGCGGAAAAATAGTCCGCATTGTGGCCAAGGGGCCAAATTTTACTGTTACTGCTCTGGGAGAAGCTCGTCAGGATGGCTGCCCGGGAGAAATAATCCGGGTGCGCAATCTTTCCAGCAAAAGAGAAATTTTTGCCCAGGTGGTTGACGCGGGCACCGTGGAGGTGAAGTTCTAA
- the flgG gene encoding flagellar basal-body rod protein FlgG, with product MIRSLWSAATGMQAQQLKLDVIANNLANVNTAGFKKSRPDFQDLMYQKLKLAGALNGEGSQVPVGMEIGLGVRPVSVEKIFTQGEYEQTNNELDLAIEGRGFFKVIVNGEEFYTRAGQFKIDRDGYIVTPDGYKLQPEITVPQGTVRLEITQDGQVTAVMGDGTTQNLGQILLYDFPNPAGLYAMGRNLLQATDAAGDVIEGTPGSEGFGTIAQGYLEMSNVDVVEEMVQMIVTQRAYEANSKTIQTADSLLEMANNVKR from the coding sequence ATGATAAGGAGTTTATGGTCCGCGGCCACCGGCATGCAGGCTCAGCAATTAAAGCTTGATGTGATTGCCAACAACCTGGCTAACGTAAACACCGCCGGGTTTAAGAAAAGTCGTCCTGATTTTCAGGACCTCATGTATCAGAAGCTTAAGCTTGCCGGCGCCTTAAACGGCGAGGGTTCACAGGTGCCGGTGGGCATGGAGATAGGCCTTGGGGTACGCCCAGTTTCCGTGGAAAAAATCTTTACCCAGGGTGAATACGAACAGACTAACAACGAGCTAGATCTCGCCATAGAGGGCCGAGGCTTTTTCAAAGTTATCGTTAACGGTGAGGAGTTTTATACCCGGGCCGGGCAATTTAAGATTGACCGCGACGGCTACATCGTCACCCCTGATGGTTACAAACTCCAGCCAGAGATTACCGTCCCTCAGGGCACGGTGCGCCTTGAAATAACGCAAGACGGCCAGGTGACCGCGGTCATGGGCGATGGCACCACCCAGAATCTTGGCCAGATCCTTCTTTATGACTTCCCGAATCCAGCCGGCCTTTATGCTATGGGCCGAAACCTTTTGCAGGCCACCGACGCTGCCGGCGATGTAATTGAAGGCACCCCCGGCTCTGAAGGCTTTGGCACCATTGCTCAGGGCTATCTTGAAATGTCAAACGTGGACGTGGTGGAAGAGATGGTCCAGATGATTGTTACCCAGCGGGCTTATGAAGCCAACTCCAAGACCATACAAACTGCCGACAGCCTTCTTGAAATGGCCAATAACGTGAAACGGTAA
- the flgF gene encoding flagellar basal-body rod protein FlgF, translating to MAPGLHKHFPMMAIKVNPQLGLLEALEGGRLIIRRLDVTANNLANVSTPGYRRDVLGFREVLMRKFPFRSPDDWRAFKEVTPKTDFRQGPLEHTGNPFDIAIGGEGFFKVETPNGIAYTRAGNFRLDAEHRLVTAQGYPVLADGAPIVIDPGLAQGGLATLDNVRFQVDASGVIAIDGTEIGRLDVVTFSDPSVLKKYGENLFVAKEGAQEIPVENPDLRQGYIEDSNVEPLVEMVKLIEIQRHFEAIQKSIQRLGDNTSRMIETYGRT from the coding sequence ATGGCACCGGGTTTGCATAAGCATTTCCCGATGATGGCGATAAAAGTTAATCCCCAGCTTGGTTTGCTTGAGGCCTTAGAGGGTGGGCGCTTAATTATCAGGCGCCTTGATGTTACGGCCAACAACTTGGCCAATGTTTCTACGCCGGGTTACAGGCGAGATGTCCTCGGTTTTCGCGAAGTGCTTATGCGTAAGTTTCCCTTTAGGTCTCCTGATGACTGGCGCGCGTTCAAGGAAGTGACACCTAAGACGGATTTTCGACAGGGCCCGCTTGAGCATACGGGAAATCCCTTTGACATCGCCATTGGGGGCGAGGGCTTTTTTAAGGTAGAGACGCCAAACGGCATTGCCTACACCCGGGCCGGCAACTTTCGCCTGGATGCCGAGCATCGACTGGTAACCGCGCAGGGCTATCCTGTGCTGGCTGATGGAGCGCCTATCGTCATTGACCCGGGGCTTGCCCAAGGTGGCCTGGCTACCCTTGATAACGTTCGCTTTCAGGTTGACGCCTCAGGTGTCATTGCCATTGACGGCACGGAAATCGGCCGCCTTGATGTGGTCACTTTTTCCGATCCTTCAGTTCTTAAAAAATACGGTGAGAACCTTTTCGTGGCCAAAGAAGGGGCCCAGGAAATACCTGTAGAAAATCCAGATCTGCGTCAGGGATATATAGAAGATTCAAATGTTGAGCCCCTGGTAGAAATGGTGAAGCTAATAGAAATCCAGCGGCACTTTGAAGCCATTCAGAAGTCTATCCAGAGGCTTGGGGATAACACCAGCCGCATGATTGAGACCTACGGAAGAACCTAA
- a CDS encoding NifB/NifX family molybdenum-iron cluster-binding protein: protein MRIAITAQGPTLDSPFDMHFGRAPYFILFDTDTGEWQAVENQAAMAPQGAGIAAANFLAENGIDTLVTGQCGPKAFAVLNAAGIKVAQAQAGTVKEAIEAFKQGKVSFLETPSVEAHFGGRAGIGRGMGGGFGGGFGGGGAGRGRGQGGGRGQGGCGGRGQGGGRGLGGGACRRGGKGRGGF, encoded by the coding sequence ATGAGAATAGCTATCACGGCCCAAGGGCCAACACTTGATTCCCCATTTGACATGCACTTTGGCAGAGCTCCCTACTTTATCCTGTTTGATACCGATACCGGTGAATGGCAAGCAGTAGAAAACCAGGCGGCTATGGCCCCTCAGGGTGCAGGAATTGCTGCCGCTAATTTCCTAGCCGAAAACGGCATAGATACCCTGGTAACCGGCCAGTGTGGCCCCAAGGCCTTTGCGGTCTTAAACGCCGCGGGAATAAAAGTAGCTCAGGCGCAGGCAGGCACGGTAAAAGAGGCTATTGAGGCCTTTAAGCAAGGCAAAGTCTCTTTTTTAGAAACTCCGTCAGTTGAAGCTCACTTTGGAGGCAGAGCCGGCATAGGGCGCGGTATGGGAGGCGGTTTTGGTGGAGGCTTTGGCGGTGGAGGCGCAGGCCGGGGAAGAGGCCAGGGCGGCGGCCGAGGCCAAGGAGGCTGTGGTGGTCGTGGCCAGGGTGGTGGCCGTGGTCTTGGTGGCGGAGCCTGTCGTCGTGGCGGAAAAGGCCGGGGAGGCTTTTAA
- a CDS encoding P-loop NTPase — MVIAVASGKGGTGKTTVSVALAEALSARLLDADVEEPNAHLFLHPEIAEETPVYRMVPSVDEKRCTFCGECKKICRFNAITVFPGTVLVFPELCHGCYGCLEVCPENCITEAQLPLGRILAGKAQEVFLAYGELKLGEAMASPLIKELKARYLVPQGLNILDCPPGAACPVLTAVHGSDFCLLVTEPTPFGLHDLKQAVCAFESMNLPMGVVVNRAREPYGPLNDFLRSKNIPILLEIPEERAIAEAYARGKTLIQAKPEMREVFKNLYTRIEALL, encoded by the coding sequence ATGGTTATCGCCGTAGCTAGCGGTAAAGGCGGGACAGGCAAAACCACTGTTTCAGTGGCTCTGGCCGAGGCCCTATCAGCCAGGCTCCTTGACGCTGACGTTGAGGAGCCAAATGCCCATCTTTTTCTGCACCCGGAAATCGCCGAAGAAACACCCGTTTATCGCATGGTCCCAAGCGTAGATGAAAAGCGGTGCACCTTCTGTGGCGAATGTAAAAAAATATGCCGCTTTAACGCCATAACCGTCTTTCCAGGGACAGTACTTGTTTTTCCAGAACTCTGCCACGGTTGCTACGGCTGTTTAGAGGTATGCCCTGAAAATTGTATCACTGAAGCGCAGCTACCTTTAGGAAGAATACTTGCCGGAAAGGCCCAAGAAGTATTTTTGGCTTACGGCGAACTAAAACTGGGAGAAGCTATGGCTTCTCCTTTGATAAAGGAACTTAAGGCGCGCTACCTTGTTCCTCAAGGACTAAACATTTTGGACTGCCCTCCAGGGGCGGCCTGCCCTGTACTCACCGCAGTTCACGGATCAGATTTTTGTTTACTTGTTACAGAACCAACGCCTTTTGGCTTACACGATTTAAAGCAGGCCGTCTGTGCCTTTGAAAGTATGAACTTGCCTATGGGTGTGGTGGTGAACCGGGCCCGCGAGCCTTACGGCCCTCTTAATGACTTCCTGAGGAGTAAGAATATTCCGATTTTACTTGAAATCCCCGAAGAAAGGGCCATTGCCGAGGCTTATGCCCGGGGAAAGACCTTAATACAGGCCAAACCAGAAATGCGCGAAGTTTTTAAAAATTTATACACACGGATAGAGGCCCTGTTATGA
- a CDS encoding ATP-binding protein — protein sequence MKEILVLSGKGGTGKTTVCAALAVLLKGEKVLADADVDAANLALFLKAQTLEKEPFKSGWEPVKNEDLCTSCGICLEKCRFEAVREDFSIDSFLCEGCGVCAWFCPEKAISMEEKEVGELMYSETKYGPLVHAELYPGEENSGKLVIGVKRKAQEIAKQENADLILIDGSPGVGCPVIASLSGVDAVLMVAEPTIAGLHDLKRLKGLLDHFSIPGYLIVNKADLNPDMTQKLLCEETGFKPLGSIPYDPDVYGAIHAATPLPEYSEGQATQALKKITTKIENIIL from the coding sequence ATGAAAGAAATTCTCGTGCTTAGCGGAAAAGGCGGGACAGGCAAAACTACGGTTTGTGCCGCTTTGGCTGTGTTATTAAAAGGGGAAAAGGTTCTGGCTGACGCCGACGTTGACGCCGCCAACCTGGCTTTGTTTCTGAAAGCTCAAACATTAGAAAAAGAGCCTTTCAAGTCCGGCTGGGAGCCGGTAAAAAACGAAGACCTCTGCACCTCTTGTGGCATATGCCTTGAAAAGTGCCGCTTTGAGGCCGTACGCGAAGACTTTTCTATTGACTCATTTTTATGTGAGGGCTGTGGGGTATGTGCCTGGTTCTGCCCAGAAAAAGCCATCAGCATGGAAGAAAAAGAAGTAGGGGAATTAATGTATTCCGAAACAAAATACGGGCCTCTGGTTCACGCAGAGCTTTATCCAGGTGAAGAAAACTCTGGAAAGCTGGTAATCGGAGTCAAAAGAAAGGCTCAAGAGATAGCCAAACAAGAAAACGCCGATTTAATCCTGATAGATGGCTCACCTGGAGTGGGTTGCCCGGTAATTGCCTCCCTTTCGGGAGTTGATGCGGTGCTTATGGTCGCTGAACCCACCATAGCCGGGCTTCACGACTTAAAAAGGCTCAAAGGACTGCTAGATCACTTTTCCATTCCCGGCTATCTCATTGTCAACAAGGCTGACTTAAATCCCGATATGACCCAAAAGTTACTCTGCGAGGAAACAGGTTTTAAGCCGCTGGGTTCTATTCCTTATGACCCGGATGTTTACGGAGCCATTCACGCGGCCACACCTTTACCTGAATACTCAGAGGGACAGGCAACTCAGGCCCTTAAAAAAATAACTACAAAAATAGAAAACATAATTTTATAG
- a CDS encoding NifB/NifX family molybdenum-iron cluster-binding protein, with product MKVAVPIEGEMIAEHFGHAPQFAIYTVDGDVLKKEILVPPPHEPGVIPQWLSSLGVDCILCGMLGQRAVAFFEEFGIRVVSGVPPMPADEAVARFLAGSLRVTPRFCGGGHGHGCGGHGHGL from the coding sequence ATGAAAGTAGCCGTACCCATTGAAGGCGAAATGATTGCCGAACATTTTGGCCATGCACCCCAGTTTGCCATTTATACCGTTGATGGTGATGTTTTGAAAAAAGAAATTCTGGTTCCCCCTCCGCATGAGCCAGGAGTAATCCCTCAGTGGCTCTCAAGCCTTGGCGTTGACTGTATCCTCTGCGGTATGTTAGGGCAAAGAGCTGTGGCCTTTTTTGAAGAATTTGGCATCAGAGTGGTATCAGGCGTACCCCCTATGCCCGCTGATGAGGCCGTAGCCCGGTTTCTGGCCGGCTCTTTGAGAGTTACTCCCAGGTTCTGTGGCGGTGGCCATGGCCACGGCTGCGGTGGGCACGGTCACGGACTATAA
- a CDS encoding 5-(carboxyamino)imidazole ribonucleotide synthase, translating to MKKYTYPLARLGILGGGQLGKMMAQKAKKMGFYVTVLDPTPGAPAAQVSDKQIIGDFHDAEKIRELVEQSDVTTYDLEHVNTKALKELLKEGHRIYPSPHLLEVIQDKFKQKELLLRLGAPLPKFKKVKTKEELSSFGFPVVQKACRGGYDGRGVAVLKSPEDIEKALPGETYIEEFVEFEKELAVIVARGVSGELKVYPVVEMVFDERANICDLVMAPARIDNSLAKEAQEIALDLAQKMEIVGVLAVEMFLTKDKRVLVNELAPRPHNSGHYTIEACATCQFEQHIRAITGLPLGSTRLLSPAVMINLLGEEGYEGPPVIEGLEEALSIPGLSFHFYGKKITRPFRKMGHVTIVDDDLERAIENVEKVKKFLKIKAEEKA from the coding sequence ATGAAGAAATACACGTATCCTTTGGCCCGTTTAGGTATTCTAGGCGGCGGCCAATTGGGCAAGATGATGGCCCAGAAGGCCAAAAAAATGGGCTTTTACGTCACGGTTTTAGACCCAACTCCAGGAGCCCCAGCGGCCCAGGTCTCAGATAAACAAATTATTGGCGATTTTCACGATGCGGAAAAGATTAGAGAGCTCGTTGAACAAAGTGACGTCACCACTTATGACCTGGAACACGTAAACACAAAGGCCCTAAAAGAGCTCCTAAAAGAAGGCCACCGAATTTACCCCAGCCCTCATCTCCTTGAAGTTATCCAGGACAAGTTCAAACAAAAAGAACTGCTTTTGCGCCTTGGCGCCCCGCTTCCTAAATTCAAAAAAGTAAAAACTAAAGAAGAGCTTTCTTCTTTTGGTTTCCCTGTGGTGCAAAAGGCCTGTAGGGGAGGCTATGACGGCCGCGGTGTAGCAGTTTTAAAAAGCCCGGAAGATATAGAAAAAGCCTTACCAGGCGAAACCTATATTGAAGAGTTCGTGGAATTTGAAAAAGAGCTGGCGGTAATCGTGGCTCGGGGAGTGAGCGGCGAACTCAAGGTTTACCCCGTGGTGGAGATGGTCTTTGACGAAAGGGCTAATATCTGCGATTTGGTTATGGCTCCGGCTCGCATAGATAACAGTTTGGCTAAAGAAGCCCAGGAAATAGCCTTGGACCTCGCCCAAAAAATGGAAATAGTAGGCGTTCTGGCGGTAGAGATGTTCTTAACCAAAGATAAGCGTGTTTTGGTAAATGAACTTGCCCCGCGGCCTCACAACTCTGGCCATTACACCATTGAGGCCTGTGCTACCTGCCAGTTTGAACAACATATTCGGGCTATCACCGGTCTCCCCCTCGGCTCCACGAGACTTTTGTCACCAGCGGTAATGATTAACCTTCTTGGCGAAGAAGGCTACGAGGGGCCACCTGTTATTGAAGGGCTAGAAGAAGCCCTATCAATCCCTGGGCTTTCTTTCCACTTTTACGGCAAAAAGATAACCCGGCCTTTCAGGAAAATGGGCCACGTAACTATTGTTGATGATGACCTTGAACGGGCCATTGAAAACGTAGAAAAAGTCAAAAAGTTTTTAAAGATTAAAGCGGAGGAAAAGGCATGA
- the purE gene encoding 5-(carboxyamino)imidazole ribonucleotide mutase has translation MKKALVGIIMGSDSDLPIMKQAADMLEDFDIPYEITIVSAHRTPERMFHYAKEAEERGLEVIIAGAGGAAHLPGMVASITPLPVIGVPVKTSSLSGLDSLLSIVQMPAGVPVATVAINNAKNAGLMAAEILGVKYPEIRQKIKEYKEGLRKMVEEKAQKLEESGAEKYLQSYMKKG, from the coding sequence ATGAAAAAGGCGCTAGTAGGTATAATCATGGGAAGTGACTCGGACCTCCCGATCATGAAACAGGCCGCTGATATGCTAGAAGATTTTGATATTCCATATGAAATCACCATTGTTTCCGCTCATCGCACCCCGGAAAGGATGTTTCACTACGCCAAAGAAGCCGAAGAACGTGGGCTTGAAGTAATCATCGCCGGTGCCGGAGGAGCAGCCCATTTGCCCGGTATGGTGGCTTCTATCACTCCTTTACCGGTAATCGGCGTGCCGGTTAAAACCTCTTCACTGAGCGGGCTTGATTCTTTACTTTCCATTGTGCAAATGCCAGCGGGGGTACCAGTGGCTACGGTAGCCATAAACAACGCCAAAAACGCAGGGCTTATGGCTGCCGAGATTTTGGGCGTAAAATATCCGGAAATCAGGCAAAAAATTAAAGAATACAAAGAGGGCCTGCGTAAGATGGTGGAAGAAAAGGCCCAAAAACTTGAAGAATCTGGAGCAGAAAAATACTTACAAAGTTATATGAAAAAGGGCTAA
- the pyrE gene encoding orotate phosphoribosyltransferase — protein MQNERQKLFELLFERSFLYRPEGFRLASGKISPYYLDCKKTTLCAEALPLIGKLMWQEVKNFTPEAVGGLTLGADPLVSAVCFQAGLEGTPLEGFIVRKEAKGHGTQNFIEGAVKKGMKAVILEDVVTTGGSSLKAVSRARDAGLEVLAVVALVDREEGGLEAIKAQGLSLISLFTINEFLDRLNG, from the coding sequence ATGCAAAACGAAAGGCAAAAACTATTTGAACTCCTTTTTGAGAGGTCATTTTTATATCGGCCAGAAGGGTTTCGCCTGGCCTCAGGTAAAATCAGCCCGTACTACCTTGACTGTAAAAAAACTACCCTTTGCGCCGAGGCCCTTCCCTTAATTGGTAAACTTATGTGGCAGGAAGTTAAAAACTTTACTCCCGAGGCCGTAGGGGGCCTTACCTTGGGAGCGGATCCTCTGGTTTCTGCTGTCTGTTTCCAAGCCGGGCTAGAAGGCACTCCGCTTGAGGGATTTATCGTTCGCAAGGAGGCCAAAGGCCACGGGACGCAAAATTTCATTGAAGGGGCTGTTAAAAAGGGGATGAAGGCGGTTATCCTTGAAGATGTAGTTACCACTGGAGGTTCGAGCTTAAAGGCTGTGTCCAGGGCAAGAGACGCAGGCCTTGAAGTTCTTGCCGTGGTAGCTTTGGTTGATCGTGAAGAAGGCGGCCTTGAAGCTATTAAGGCCCAGGGCCTTTCTTTAATTAGCCTGTTCACTATAAACGAATTTCTTGATCGTCTAAATGGTTAG
- the argB gene encoding acetylglutamate kinase: protein MEVTNEIRAKVLIEALPYLKRFYGKTIVIKYGGHAMVSEELKEAFAQDIVLMKYVGLRPVLVHGGGPQISEVMAKMGIKPVFIEGQRVTDEATMSVVEMVLVGTVNKSIVGLLNRHGGRAVGLSGRDGQLVVAEKMKIYRYSGEDRPPEIIDIGRVGKVKKINPEVIETLMEKGFLPVIAPVGVGPDGEAYNINADLVAGAIAGALKAEKVIYLTDVEGVKDENGQLISTLSISQVGQLIEKGIAKGGMIPKLKSARKALRAGAQKAHIIDGRVPHAILLEIFTDQGVGTEIVSDFGTPGIQGAETQMI, encoded by the coding sequence GTGGAAGTTACCAACGAAATAAGGGCGAAGGTTCTTATTGAGGCCCTTCCTTATCTCAAGCGTTTTTACGGCAAGACCATTGTCATTAAATATGGCGGGCACGCCATGGTAAGCGAGGAATTAAAAGAGGCTTTTGCTCAAGACATAGTCCTTATGAAATACGTAGGTCTGCGCCCTGTTCTCGTTCACGGCGGAGGTCCTCAAATAAGTGAAGTGATGGCTAAAATGGGCATAAAGCCCGTTTTCATTGAAGGCCAGCGTGTTACAGACGAAGCCACCATGAGTGTGGTGGAAATGGTGCTGGTGGGGACAGTCAATAAAAGTATCGTAGGCCTTCTTAATCGTCACGGCGGCCGGGCTGTTGGGCTTTCGGGAAGAGATGGCCAGCTAGTAGTAGCGGAAAAGATGAAAATATATCGCTACTCGGGCGAAGATCGCCCTCCAGAAATAATAGACATTGGCCGCGTTGGTAAAGTAAAAAAGATAAACCCCGAGGTAATAGAAACCCTTATGGAAAAAGGGTTTCTTCCGGTAATTGCCCCGGTAGGCGTGGGGCCTGACGGTGAGGCCTATAACATCAACGCTGACTTAGTAGCCGGCGCTATTGCCGGAGCCCTTAAAGCGGAAAAGGTCATCTATCTAACCGATGTTGAGGGCGTAAAAGACGAAAATGGCCAACTTATTTCTACTCTTTCCATCTCTCAGGTCGGGCAACTAATTGAAAAAGGCATAGCCAAAGGGGGGATGATTCCCAAGCTGAAAAGCGCGCGAAAGGCCTTAAGAGCCGGTGCCCAAAAGGCCCACATCATTGACGGCCGGGTACCACACGCTATTTTACTTGAAATCTTTACTGACCAGGGCGTGGGCACAGAAATAGTTTCTGATTTTGGTACTCCTGGCATCCAGGGGGCAGAGACTCAAATGATATAA
- a CDS encoding transposase, whose product MPRIPRLLTNNPKAAYHVISRTALPGHNVLGPEEKDYLLKLIRWLSQVYFVEVYGFAIMGNHFHLLCRMLPEDYFSDEEVKRRIRLYYGDKRKIFFYEELIEKWRKRLAGLSRYVQDIKQRFSRWYNRRVDRKGYFWADRFKSVIIETGEALLNCLAYIELNPVRAGIVEEPEDYRWCSLGYRARLGTGEKSFLSLDLGLSSYAGKSEQEKFKLYQEFVHGKGGIGEQEKFNKAKEFTYRTRYFTESLIIGSKRFINEASQKIKKLFSKKREKAIPNSEIYSF is encoded by the coding sequence ATGCCTAGAATTCCTCGCTTGCTTACCAATAATCCTAAAGCCGCTTATCATGTAATTTCGCGCACAGCCTTACCTGGCCACAATGTGCTTGGACCTGAAGAAAAAGACTACCTGCTAAAACTCATCCGCTGGCTCTCACAGGTCTATTTCGTTGAAGTCTACGGCTTTGCCATCATGGGGAACCACTTTCACCTACTCTGCCGTATGCTACCTGAAGACTATTTCTCTGACGAAGAAGTGAAACGCCGCATAAGGCTTTACTATGGTGATAAGCGCAAAATTTTTTTCTACGAAGAGCTGATTGAGAAATGGCGCAAGCGTCTGGCTGGCCTTTCCCGCTATGTTCAAGATATTAAACAACGGTTTTCGCGCTGGTATAATCGGCGCGTTGACCGCAAAGGTTACTTCTGGGCTGACAGATTTAAGTCCGTAATTATAGAAACCGGTGAGGCCTTGCTTAACTGCCTGGCCTACATAGAACTCAACCCAGTACGAGCCGGAATCGTAGAAGAGCCAGAGGATTACCGCTGGTGCTCGCTGGGATACAGGGCAAGATTAGGGACAGGCGAAAAAAGTTTTCTATCATTAGATCTAGGTCTCTCCTCCTATGCTGGCAAGTCCGAGCAAGAAAAATTCAAACTCTATCAGGAATTTGTTCACGGCAAAGGCGGAATCGGAGAACAGGAAAAGTTTAACAAGGCCAAAGAGTTTACCTATCGAACACGATATTTTACAGAAAGTCTCATAATCGGCTCAAAACGTTTTATAAACGAAGCTAGTCAAAAAATCAAAAAACTATTTTCTAAAAAGCGAGAAAAAGCCATTCCAAATAGCGAAATATATTCATTTTGA
- a CDS encoding ABC transporter ATP-binding protein, translating to MKVILEAGPFSFSCQQRKLYENVNIILYENDFVHLKGPSGTGKSTLLRQIVGLEKYAQNVKRILSNVQYPPRNLTKFRSQCVYLDPECPMLEGSLRENLLFPYQFKVNCHRQPTMNPEIILKKLGLSQNLDTETVYLSTGEKERLSLVRALLFNPQVILADEPFSGLDSENFEITFELLYEFSQRPGKAVLYVSHAELPKKTKTLFLNNGELKEIP from the coding sequence ATGAAGGTTATCTTGGAAGCAGGCCCTTTTAGTTTCAGCTGCCAGCAGCGCAAACTTTACGAAAATGTCAATATAATCCTCTACGAAAACGATTTTGTTCATTTAAAAGGTCCTTCAGGGACAGGCAAAAGCACTCTATTGCGCCAAATAGTGGGACTAGAAAAATATGCCCAAAACGTTAAAAGAATTCTAAGTAACGTCCAATATCCACCTAGAAATCTTACTAAATTTAGAAGTCAGTGTGTTTATCTTGATCCAGAATGCCCGATGCTTGAAGGCTCTCTTCGTGAAAACTTGCTATTTCCTTACCAATTCAAAGTAAACTGTCATCGCCAGCCCACTATGAACCCTGAAATAATTCTAAAGAAACTTGGCCTGTCCCAAAACCTTGATACCGAAACGGTTTATCTTTCCACTGGAGAAAAAGAGCGCCTGTCCCTAGTAAGAGCTCTGCTGTTTAACCCGCAAGTTATCCTTGCTGACGAGCCTTTTTCAGGACTTGACTCCGAAAACTTTGAAATAACCTTTGAGTTGCTCTATGAGTTTTCCCAAAGACCAGGGAAAGCCGTATTATATGTTAGCCACGCCGAGTTACCTAAAAAGACTAAAACTCTGTTCCTAAACAACGGAGAGCTTAAGGAAATTCCATGA
- a CDS encoding ABC transporter permease, giving the protein MSQFISLTPFDIALASGFILLASGLSLYLRLGVEKKLFIAAFRTIVQLSLVGFVLEAIFSLKSPILVISLLFFMALVAGREAAARSRKRYAYMFFDTTLSMSLSAFIVGVIVTQIILGVKPWYHPQYVIPLIGLILGNSLNGISLALDTFVDYLLSRKSEIELFLAYGASRQEAMNRAFRAAVTKGLVPIINAMSVAGIVSLPGMMTGQILAGAPPLQAVAYQILVMFMLAGAYAIGAICVVWLAGRRLFSSEPRFKKEILKN; this is encoded by the coding sequence ATGAGCCAATTTATAAGTCTTACTCCTTTTGACATAGCTTTAGCCTCTGGATTTATTCTTTTAGCTAGCGGCCTGTCCCTGTACTTGCGCCTCGGGGTAGAAAAAAAGCTCTTTATAGCTGCATTCCGTACTATTGTTCAGCTTTCTTTGGTAGGGTTTGTACTAGAGGCTATCTTTTCTTTAAAAAGCCCCATTTTGGTAATCTCGCTCCTCTTTTTTATGGCCCTTGTGGCCGGGCGAGAAGCCGCAGCCCGCAGCCGCAAGCGCTACGCTTATATGTTTTTTGACACTACACTTTCCATGAGCCTCTCGGCATTCATAGTAGGTGTTATTGTCACTCAAATCATTTTAGGCGTAAAACCCTGGTATCATCCCCAGTATGTCATTCCTTTAATTGGTTTGATTCTGGGAAATTCCTTGAATGGTATATCTCTTGCCCTTGATACTTTTGTTGATTACCTGCTATCTCGAAAAAGCGAGATAGAACTTTTCTTAGCGTATGGCGCTAGTCGCCAAGAGGCTATGAACCGGGCCTTTAGGGCTGCCGTGACCAAAGGCCTGGTACCAATTATAAACGCCATGTCAGTAGCCGGCATAGTATCTCTTCCCGGTATGATGACTGGCCAAATCCTTGCCGGAGCCCCTCCTCTTCAGGCCGTGGCCTATCAAATACTCGTGATGTTCATGCTTGCTGGTGCCTACGCCATCGGTGCAATATGCGTAGTTTGGTTGGCTGGAAGAAGGCTATTTTCTTCTGAGCCCCGTTTCAAAAAAGAAATTTTAAAAAATTGA